A genomic window from Prunus persica cultivar Lovell chromosome G2, Prunus_persica_NCBIv2, whole genome shotgun sequence includes:
- the LOC18785692 gene encoding probable protein phosphatase 2C 51: protein MLESGGEMRRQSFVIETKNGSRKRLKVRRLKYTCQTKVEVEITGGHKEYGSSELKREQKDVGVPVKVLSVSFSSTENDIVLSSSSGSGSDERRKTSGGESLERLGRGTYGVVSVQGRRKVMEDAVRAEVGFAVNGSRGKFDFFGVYDGHGGADVARACRDRMHEVVAEAVELERINNSSNNNNKKDPVDWDWERVMEGCFGKMDEEVSGIAAARTVGATAVVAVVTEDQVVVGNCGDCRAVLSRGGVALALSSDHKPDRVDELKRIEAAGGKVINWNGNRVLGVLATSRSIGDKYMRPYVISKPEVTVTKRTEEDEFLILASDGLWDVISNEVACRVVNKCLDGKIRRISIHGEDHVQSHTTSEAAAVLADLAMARGSKDNISVIVVALSKTS from the exons ATGTTAGAGTCGGGCGGCGAGATGAGACGACAGAGCTTCGTCATCGAAACCAAGAACGGCAGCAGAAAGCGACTCAAAGTACGGCGACTGAAGTACACGTGTCAAACGAAGGTCGAGGTGGAGATCACCGGCGGCCACAAGGAATACGGCTCTTCGGAGTTGAAGAGAGAACAGAAAGATGTTGGTGTTCCGGTTAAGGTTTTGTCTGTGTCATTTTCGTCTACAGAAAACGACATCGTCTTGTCGAGTAGTTCCGGTTCCGGATCAGACGAGAGACGGAAAACGAGTGGTGGTGAGAGTTTGGAAAGGTTGGGAAGGGGTACGTACGGCGTCGTTTCGGTGCAGGGGAGGAGGAAGGTGATGGAAGATGCAGTAAGAGCGGAGGTAGGGTTTGCGGTGAACGGATCACGTGGGAAGTTTGACTTCTTTGGGGTGTATGACGGGCACGGTGGGGCTGACGTGGCGAGGGCTTGCAGAGATAGGATGCATGAGGTGGTGGCGGAGGCAGTGGAACTGGAACGGATTAATAACagtagtaataataataataagaaagaTCCGGTGGATTGGGATTGGGAGAGGGTGATGGAGGGGTGTTTTGGTAAAATGGATGAGGAGGTGAGCGGGATTGCGGCGGCCAGGACGGTTGGGGCTACGgcggtggtggcggtggtgacGGAGGAtcaggtggtggtggggaATTGCGGTGATTGTAGGGCTGTTTTGTCGAGAGGTGGTGTTGCCTTGGCCTTGTCTAGTGACCATAAG cCTGACAGAGTGGATGAGTTGAAGAGAATTGAAGCTGCGGGTGGAAAAGTCATCAATTGGAATGGAAACCGTGTTCTCGGGGTGCTTGCCACTTCCAGATCCATTg GTGACAAATACATGAGACCATATGTGATATCAAAACCAGAGGTGACGGTGACAAAACGAACTGAGGAGGATGAATTCCTCATCCTTGCCAGTGATGGGCTGTGGGATGTTATATCGAACGAGGTGGCGTGTAGGGTTGTGAACAAGTGCCTTGATGGAAAAATAAGGAGAATTTCCATACATGGGGAGGATCATGTCCAAAGTCACACTACGTCTGAGGCAGCAGCTGTCTTGGCTGATCTAGCTATGGCTCGGGGAAGCAAAGATAACATCAGTGTGATTGTTGTCGCCCTATCAAAAACGAGCTAG
- the LOC18785199 gene encoding putative RING-H2 finger protein ATL21B, translated as MQTHARCDIYIGIGIGSVAIVPAIPSSKKMNIFIAIFSSFLFFLSFSYLASSSSSSSSENCLQEDVCFKGEPNIKFPFGITKSQPQSCTYPGFELSCDITNQTILNFPYSGDFTIQGIDYAEQQIWINDPNNCLPQRILTLNLSGSPFHGVTNETFTFFNCSLDYLKYKLNPIACLSGSTYTVFATTSTKVIDYLSSSPTCNRTGTFVVPVDVPLYDEVMSSDLTDHLRLTWDMPGCGRCAARGGQCGFKTNSSHQVVCSNLPQRGIPRSARYAITVGVGVPAILCILGLLCCVCSKVKSFTRGRRTLPEFNSIVAPQPTVVMGLDRPRLEAYPKIILGESRRLPKPDDNTCPICLSEYRPKETLKTIPKCQHCFHADCIDEWLQMNATCPICRNSPP; from the exons ATGCAAACTCATGCCAGATGCGATATATacattggaattggaattggaagTGTAGCAATTGTGCCTGCTATTCCAAGTagcaaaaaaatgaatattttcatagccatcttctcctcctttctcttcttcttgtcatTCTCATACCTTgcaagcagcagcagcagcagctccTCAGAAAATTGCTTGCAGGAGGATGTTTGCTTCAAGGGCGAGCCAAACATTAAATTCCCCTTCGGGATAACAAAAAGCCAGCCACAGTCATGTACTTATCCGGGGTTTGAACTATCCTGTGACATCACCAACCAAACAATCCTCAACTTCCCATATTCCGGAGATTTCACTATCCAAGGCATAGACTATGCGGAACAACAAATATGGATCAACGATCCAAACAACTGCCTCCCGCAGCGAATTCTGACGCTCAACCTCTCGGGCTCTCCATTTCACGGCGTGACAAACGAAACCTTCACGTTCTTCAATTGCTCGCTGGATTATTTGAAGTACAAGCTCAACCCAATTGCTTGCCTCAGCGGTTCTACGTACACAGTTTTTGCTACCACTTCTACCAAGGTGATTGATTATTTGTCGTCTTCGCCCACATGCAATCGAACTGGTACCTTTGTTGTTCCGGTTGATGTTCCGTTGTACGACGAGGTTATGTCGTCGGACCTGACTGATCATCTCCGGCTGACGTGGGACATGCCCGGGTGCGGCAGGTGCGCGGCGCGTGGTGGCCAGTGTGGGTTCAAGACCAATTCAAGTCACCAAGTTGTTTGCTCAAACCTTCCTCAACGAG GAATTCCAAGGAGCGCCCGGTATGCCATTACTGTGGGTGTTGGAGTGCCAGCAATCTTGTGCATTTTGGGGCTTTTATGTTGTGTATGTAGCAAGGTCAAGTCTTTCACAAGGGGACGCAGAACTCTGCCGGAATTTAATTCCATAGTGGCTCCACAGCCCACTGTCGTTATGGGCCTCGATAGGCCCAGGCTCGAGGCCTACCCGAAAATCATCCTTGGCGAAAGCCGGCGACTACCAAAGCCCGACGATAACACGTGCCCGATATGCTTGTCGGAGTACCGGCCCAAGGAGACATTGAAGACCATACCCAAATGCCAACATTGCTTCCATGCTGACTGCATTGATGAATGGCTTCAAATGAATGCTACCTGCCCTATTTGTAGGAATTCTCCACCATGA
- the LOC18786618 gene encoding LEAF RUST 10 DISEASE-RESISTANCE LOCUS RECEPTOR-LIKE PROTEIN KINASE-like 2.2, translated as MQFYSINIYIFSLKELILNWPWQAPHYHPLTNMSNRSLHLLLLLVLLLPLLIHSQTNSDCTLSCGNINISSPFRIKGDPPHCGNQTYELSCETNTTSTCMTILYLYSGKYYVRAIHYNNFTIRLVDAGVVDQKKKKKDNKYYFSNPTHSLTSFNFSYGDPYTTLEGNYYNGYNREEDEEFIVPIVSLNCAKPMNFSGFVETAPCSSSSNISNTSNLISMYSYFMVGMNGFISSLDLGETCKITQMVMASTSRSDSDDYLSSCEAIYNLMAQGFQLSWVEERWCLPNCAICVGDINDCLGRHGRHPEVWYKKVIMSILIKLERLIAPLYSFFNLEQRGFMNYWENYPSRLLLCLISYLGLYQAAKFLFGYPCLAGLLIYKWRRRHLSMYDNIEEFLQSNYNLMPMRYSYSDIKKMTKGFKDKLGEGGYGTVYKAKLRSGHFVAVKMLGKSKANGQEFINEVATIGRIHHVNVVQLIGFSVDGSKRALIYDFMPNGSLEKYIFSQSGSGVLISLSYEKMFQIALGVARGIEYLHQGCDMQILHFDIKPHNILLDENFTPKVSDFGLARLCPLENSIVSLTAARGTIGYIAPELFYKNIGGVSYKADVYSFGMLLMETAGRRKNLNASIEHSSQIYFPTWVYDQLSEGNDINMGDATEEENKIIRKMIIVALWCIQMKPSERPSMDKVVEMLGGEIESLQMPPKPFLYPQETPLENVGEGTSSNAPASESTAINLIAGANSQLSECMSREGQLVCFLIFFHKIKNEVSLSKTWTCFDPNSTAQKPKIDGPRVTFVLHASTHL; from the exons ATGCAGTTTTAttccataaatatatatattttttctttgaaggaGCTTATATTAAATTGGCCATGGCAGGCTCCCCACTACCATCCCCTCACCAATATGTCTAACCGAAGTCTCCATCTCCTGCTCCTCCTCGTCCTCCTTCTTCCTCTATTAATTCATTCACAAACGAATTCTGATTGCACCCTTTCTTGTGGTAATATCAACATAAGCTCTCCATTTCGAATAAAAGGAGATCCTCCACACTGTGGCAACCAAACGTATGAGCTATCTTGTGAGACAAATACTACTAGTACATGTATGACAATATTATACTTGTATTCAGGAAAGTATTACGTGCGGGCTATCCATTACAACAACTTCACCATCCGACTTGTGGATGCTGGTGTTGTtgatcagaagaagaagaagaaagacaaCAAGTACTACTTCTCCAACCCAACTCACTCTTTAACCAGCTTCAACTTTAGTTATGGAGATCCTTATACCACTTTAGAAGGTAACTACTACAATGGTTACAAccgagaagaagatgaagaattcATAGTGCCTATAGTTTCTCTCAACTGTGCAAAACCAATGAACTTTTCTGGTTTTGTTGAAACAGCTCCATGCTCCTCTTCTTCCAATATTTCCAATACTAGTAATTTAATAAGCATGTATTCTTATTTCATGGTTGGCATGAATGGCTTCATAAGTTCACTGGATCTTGGGGAGACCTGCAAAATAACACAAATGGTTATGGCCTCAACTTCAAGATCAGATTCAGACGACTATTTGAGCTCATGTGAAGCCATATATAATCTAATGGCGCAGGGCTTCCAACTCTCATGGGTTGAAGAACGATGGTGCTTACCAAATTGCGCAATATGTGTGGGTGACATCAACGACTGCTTGGGGCGGCATGGGAGACATCCAG AAGTTTGGTACAAGAAGGTCATAATGTCCATACTCATTAAATTAG AAAGACTTATCGCCCCTCTATATTCTTTCTTCAACCTTGAGCAGCGTGGCTTTATGAATTATTGGGAAAATTATCCATCTCGGCTTCTGCTCTGTTTAATCAGTTACCTCG GACTTTACCAAGCAGCAAAGTTTTTATTTGGCTATCCCTGTCTAGCTGGGTTACTGATATACAAATGGCGAAGGAGACACTTGTCCATGTACGACAATATAGAAGAGTTTCTGCAGAGCAATTATAATCTCATGCCAATGAGGTATTCTTACTCGGACATCAAAAAAATGACCAAAGGTTTCAAGGATAAATTGGGTGAAGGAGGCTATGGCACTGTATACAAGGCAAAACTCCGTAGCGGTCATTTTGTAGCCGTCAAGATGTTGGGTAAGTCCAAAGCTAATGGCCAAGAATTTATCAACGAAGTTGCTACAATCGGAAGAATTCACCATGTTAACGTGGTACAACTTATTGGCTTTTCTGTTGATGGTTCAAAACGTGCTCTTATATATGATTTCATGCCCAACGGATcacttgaaaaatatatattttctcaatCAGGATCAGGAGTACTTATCTCCTtaagttatgagaaaatgttTCAAATAGCGCTCGGAGTGGCTCGTGGTATTGAATATCTCCATCAAGGATGTGACATGCAAATTTTGCACTTTGACATCAAGCCTCATAACATTCTTCTAGATGAGAATTTTACTCCCAAAGTTTCTGATTTTGGGTTAGCAAGGCTATGCCCATTAGAGAATAGCATTGTGTCTTTGACTGCAGCAAGAGGAACCATAGGATACATAGCTCCCgagttattttataaaaacattgGAGGTGTTTCATACAAGGCTGATGTATATAGTTTTGGAATGTTATTGATGGAAACAGCTGGAAGAAGGAAGAATTTAAATGCAAGCATAGAGCATTCGAGTCAAATCTACTTTCCGACGTGGGTTTATGACCAATTGAGTGAAGGAAATGACATAAACATGGGAGATGCCACTGAGgaggaaaataaaatcataaggAAGATGATCATAGTAGCATTGTGGTGCATACAAATGAAGCCTAGCGAACGTCCTTCAATGGATAAAGTGGTAGAGATGCTTGGAGGAGAAATCGAGAGCCTCCAAATGcctccaaaacccttcttatATCCACAAGAAACGCCATTAGAGAATGTTGGGGAGGGCACTTCAAGTAATGCACCTGCATCAGAATCTACAGCAATCAATTTGATTGCAGGTGCAAATTCACAATTGAGTGAGTGTATGTCAAGGGAAGGGCAACtagtttgttttcttattttctttcataagATTAAGAATGAGGTTTCTCTTTCTAAAACATGGACTTGTTTTGATCCGAATTCCACAGCCCAAAAGCCCAAAATAGATGGGCCTAGGGTTACATTTGTTTTACATGCATCCACCCATCTATAA